One segment of Vibrio orientalis CIP 102891 = ATCC 33934 DNA contains the following:
- a CDS encoding sulfite exporter TauE/SafE family protein: MSELLLLVIYCAILGSGVGFLAGLLGIGGGLVIVPILSVILIYFEVLPSDQVVIAAVATSLASILFTSTSSAIAHHRNGNVPWELAPWIMTGVALGALVSGFMAALLPEQVVRLVFAISVVLIALKMFYSSKSDQPTERKMPNKGVLTVLTTITGGLSAMIGIGGGALLVPLLTFFSIDMKKAIGCASACGIVIALFGSIGYISSGSAHFSISDGFAGFVYLPALFGIVSTSWFTAPLGAKATNTLPVSTIKKIFAMLLLAMAGNMAFS, translated from the coding sequence GTGAGTGAGTTACTGTTATTGGTTATCTACTGCGCGATACTGGGCAGTGGTGTTGGTTTTTTAGCGGGTCTGTTAGGTATCGGTGGGGGATTAGTGATTGTTCCGATACTGAGCGTTATATTGATCTATTTCGAGGTACTACCAAGCGATCAGGTAGTGATTGCTGCAGTCGCGACTTCTTTGGCATCCATACTCTTTACGTCTACCTCTTCAGCGATTGCCCACCATAGAAATGGCAATGTACCGTGGGAGCTTGCACCGTGGATCATGACGGGTGTGGCATTAGGCGCTTTGGTTAGCGGCTTTATGGCAGCACTTCTACCAGAACAGGTCGTTCGTTTAGTCTTCGCGATTAGTGTTGTACTGATTGCGTTGAAGATGTTTTATAGCAGCAAGAGTGATCAGCCAACTGAACGTAAGATGCCTAATAAAGGTGTATTAACGGTGCTGACGACCATTACTGGCGGGCTTTCTGCCATGATAGGGATCGGCGGCGGCGCATTGCTTGTGCCTTTGCTGACGTTTTTCTCCATCGATATGAAAAAAGCGATTGGTTGCGCATCGGCTTGTGGCATCGTGATCGCTCTGTTTGGTTCTATCGGCTATATCAGTTCGGGCAGCGCGCACTTTTCGATATCAGATGGCTTTGCGGGGTTTGTTTATCTGCCAGCTCTATTCGGTATCGTTAGTACCTCTTGGTTTACCGCACCGCTTGGAGCGAAAGCGACAAACACTCTGCCTGTTTCAACCATCAAGAAGATTTTTG
- a CDS encoding DUF1852 domain-containing protein, with protein MNNDFTFNIKSISLDENYHPSNSTRITTNFANLARGESRQENLRNALKMIDNSFNALACWDNPTGDRYSVELDIVSVDMNIENDGQVFPSIEVLKTHIIDHKTNERIEGIVGNNFSSYVRDYDFSVLLLDHNKDQSTFTIPDNFGELHGKLFQHFINSNVYKQHFKKLPVICLSVSDNKTYHRTENKHPILGYEYQPNESSLTEQYFQKMGLQVRYFMPPNSVAPLAFYFFGDLLNDYSNLELISTISTMETFQKIYRPEIYNANAVAGQRYQPNLKNSDHSLTQIVYDREERSKLAVEQGKFAEEHFIKPYQTVLEQWSANYA; from the coding sequence ATGAATAACGATTTCACATTTAATATTAAGAGCATTAGTCTCGACGAAAACTACCATCCATCAAACAGCACTCGTATTACCACCAACTTTGCTAACTTGGCGCGAGGAGAAAGCCGTCAGGAAAACTTACGTAATGCGCTTAAGATGATCGACAATAGTTTCAACGCATTAGCGTGCTGGGATAATCCAACAGGTGATCGCTACTCTGTTGAACTCGACATCGTTTCTGTTGATATGAATATTGAAAATGATGGCCAAGTATTTCCATCGATTGAAGTATTAAAGACTCATATTATCGACCATAAAACCAATGAGCGTATTGAAGGTATCGTTGGAAATAACTTCTCTTCCTATGTTCGAGATTATGACTTCAGCGTATTACTCCTAGACCATAATAAAGATCAATCTACATTTACTATTCCGGATAATTTTGGTGAATTGCATGGAAAACTATTCCAACACTTCATCAACTCCAATGTGTATAAACAGCACTTTAAGAAATTGCCTGTTATCTGCCTAAGTGTGTCTGATAATAAGACCTATCACAGAACAGAGAACAAACACCCTATTTTAGGTTATGAATACCAACCGAACGAATCCTCTTTAACTGAGCAATACTTCCAGAAGATGGGCTTACAGGTTCGCTATTTCATGCCGCCAAATAGCGTGGCGCCTTTAGCCTTCTACTTCTTTGGTGATTTGCTGAATGACTACTCAAACCTTGAGTTAATCAGCACAATTAGCACGATGGAAACCTTCCAAAAGATCTATCGACCTGAGATTTACAATGCTAACGCTGTTGCAGGGCAACGTTACCAACCTAACCTGAAGAATTCAGATCATTCATTGACTCAAATTGTTTATGATCGCGAAGAACGCAGTAAGTTAGCGGTAGAGCAAGGTAAGTTTGCCGAGGAACACTTCATTAAGCCTTACCAAACGGTTCTTGAGCAGTGGTCTGCCAATTACGCCTAG
- a CDS encoding methionine synthase, with amino-acid sequence MKPLLPTSTAGSLPKPSWLAQPETLWSPWKLEGDELTDGKHDALRVSLHEQHQAGVDIVSDGEQTRQHFVTTFIEHLSGVDFENRKTVKIRDRYDASVPTVVGPVSRQKPVFVADAKFLRTQTDKPIKWALPGPMTMIDTLYDDHYKSREKLAWEFAKILNQEAKELEAAGVDIIQFDEPAFNVFFDDVNDWGIKCLERAIEGLKCETAVHICYGYGIKANTDWKKTLGTEWRQYEEVFPKLQKSNIDIISLECHNSRVPIELLELVRGKKVMVGAIDVATDAIETPEEVANTLRKALEFVDADKLYPCTNCGMAPLARDVASGKLKALSEGAEIVRNELANR; translated from the coding sequence ATGAAACCATTATTACCTACTTCTACAGCGGGCAGCTTACCTAAGCCGTCTTGGCTAGCACAACCAGAAACGCTTTGGTCTCCTTGGAAACTTGAAGGTGATGAGCTGACGGATGGCAAACACGACGCACTACGTGTTTCTCTGCACGAACAGCACCAAGCTGGCGTAGATATTGTCAGTGACGGCGAGCAAACACGCCAACATTTCGTGACCACCTTTATTGAACATTTAAGTGGCGTCGACTTTGAAAATCGTAAAACGGTTAAGATTCGTGACCGTTACGATGCAAGCGTTCCAACCGTTGTTGGCCCTGTGAGTCGTCAAAAGCCCGTTTTCGTCGCAGACGCCAAGTTCTTACGCACGCAAACTGACAAGCCAATAAAGTGGGCGCTGCCGGGCCCAATGACAATGATTGATACGCTTTACGATGACCATTATAAAAGTCGCGAGAAGCTTGCTTGGGAGTTTGCCAAGATCCTGAATCAAGAAGCCAAAGAACTTGAAGCGGCCGGCGTTGATATCATCCAGTTTGATGAGCCTGCGTTTAACGTGTTTTTTGACGACGTCAATGATTGGGGAATCAAGTGTTTAGAAAGAGCCATTGAAGGGCTCAAGTGTGAAACCGCTGTCCACATCTGCTACGGCTATGGCATCAAAGCGAATACCGATTGGAAGAAGACACTAGGCACGGAGTGGCGTCAATACGAAGAAGTGTTTCCAAAACTTCAAAAGTCCAATATCGATATTATCTCGCTAGAATGTCATAACTCTCGTGTGCCAATTGAGCTACTTGAACTTGTCCGTGGCAAGAAAGTGATGGTCGGTGCTATCGATGTCGCAACTGACGCGATCGAAACTCCTGAAGAGGTCGCGAATACCCTACGTAAAGCGCTTGAGTTCGTAGATGCTGACAAGCTCTACCCTTGTACTAACTGCGGTATGGCTCCTCTCGCTCGTGATGTTGCGTCTGGGAAGCTGAAAGCATTAAGCGAAGGAGCAGAGATCGTACGAAATGAGCTTGCGAACCGGTAG
- a CDS encoding DUF1330 domain-containing protein has product MTSYYSVIEVTPTQEEWIPGYIGPATQLVHKHGGKYLARTATHERVEGDRDNPALRVIIEWPSKQAALDFMNDPDYAPHLKSRSDGSISHHALVEGKDDMA; this is encoded by the coding sequence ATGACGAGCTACTACTCTGTAATCGAAGTAACACCGACCCAAGAAGAATGGATCCCAGGCTATATTGGTCCTGCAACCCAATTAGTTCATAAGCATGGAGGCAAATACCTTGCACGAACAGCAACTCACGAGAGAGTAGAGGGGGATAGAGACAACCCTGCGCTTCGAGTGATTATTGAGTGGCCATCGAAGCAAGCTGCGTTAGATTTTATGAATGACCCTGATTATGCCCCTCATCTTAAATCACGCAGTGATGGCTCAATAAGTCATCATGCATTGGTGGAAGGTAAAGATGATATGGCGTAG
- a CDS encoding cellulose-binding domain-containing protein yields MFRMNKVAATLACIVLSGNLFAAEPYDATKSYSGGTQVTVDGNTYEAKWWVNAGQSPTDSYANEWDSPWKLVSGTEPTPDPDPTPDPTPDPDPTPDPTPDPTPDPDPTPTPDPTPGVGVCAEFNVYPNWTQGDHATGGDIMVNDNVAYKANWWTSSIPGSDGSWGHHLDCDNSSSGGGTTALSLPNPLDPVRLEVAGWPSNFVVAGPATLDTPSTLSVNVASSQDLADVAKLTDAFVALIQAADTAGSTSIILSSDVLDVATADKGAALGVVAVKQALAAAVDATGTHSQLDANTINALTDDVQGWAQAHNLVISTFAPQATFGWTVSIGDFAYNTHSGKRAVWNAASGASADLLSTFELYKADSTSKADFVAFTKSATTAALTNEQWHYALEYVKQVSDHIKTPALLESIPTAQAASYFLGNTSGDRNIRKAAHSNVFAILFDTDSADLNAKIARYQTETVPLYYVGESVQNGPLTRIASLNSELASAENAMNNQAFLYEVAQAQWAPSTVYKWADFLAGLNSMHNVGVAGNTFWLLDDAADDATNSIYAKVAIAAFLSQSMQETIRYNACDENNWSEVRYGAPVNYPMTASCGQLGQKYADYGMDPNTGIDHPYSCPRDPKMEVTALTNAKWYGAPAPVFAAPDSVLAEQGLLVNGNVGRWTNDGHCMEVPTSVDTSKQVWERGECKIYEGQKAGKFIWDGSDTNGTVEGCGWWGRGVIQTTGRQNFGTLNHFMGRSHVDPETIGTTVNGTVVEAPPANPLYADLDFCSNPGLICSSEENREIKWIAGLFYWVSSVQTYNDVGGPYADWNYHAELKKYVDGGLQGTAFIDAVSGIVNRGCPDSHCPVSGEVHAVKERQDNFKLVLQTLGLNPQ; encoded by the coding sequence ATGTTTAGGATGAACAAGGTGGCGGCAACGTTAGCTTGTATCGTTTTGAGTGGCAACTTGTTTGCGGCTGAACCTTACGATGCAACAAAATCATACTCAGGTGGAACACAGGTAACTGTAGACGGTAATACTTACGAAGCAAAATGGTGGGTGAACGCAGGACAAAGTCCAACCGACAGCTATGCGAATGAGTGGGACTCTCCTTGGAAACTGGTGAGTGGTACGGAACCAACCCCAGACCCTGATCCAACCCCGGACCCGACCCCCGATCCAGACCCTACGCCTGATCCTACACCAGACCCAACTCCGGACCCAGATCCGACACCAACCCCAGACCCTACACCGGGCGTGGGTGTGTGTGCCGAATTCAATGTCTATCCAAATTGGACACAAGGTGACCACGCAACGGGCGGCGACATCATGGTCAATGACAATGTGGCCTATAAAGCGAACTGGTGGACATCGTCAATCCCGGGTAGCGATGGCAGCTGGGGTCATCATTTAGATTGTGATAATTCTTCTTCTGGTGGTGGTACAACAGCACTTTCATTGCCAAACCCACTTGATCCAGTACGACTAGAAGTGGCGGGTTGGCCAAGTAACTTTGTGGTTGCAGGTCCAGCGACTTTAGACACGCCATCAACCCTAAGCGTGAATGTAGCAAGCAGTCAGGATCTCGCTGATGTCGCGAAACTTACCGATGCTTTTGTTGCTTTGATCCAAGCAGCTGACACAGCAGGCTCAACGTCTATTATTCTTAGCAGTGATGTACTTGATGTCGCAACGGCCGACAAAGGTGCCGCTTTAGGTGTGGTTGCGGTTAAGCAAGCTCTAGCAGCCGCAGTGGATGCAACAGGTACACATAGTCAACTTGACGCGAATACAATCAATGCACTGACTGATGATGTGCAAGGTTGGGCGCAAGCACACAATCTTGTGATTTCTACTTTTGCTCCACAAGCGACGTTTGGTTGGACAGTTAGCATTGGCGACTTTGCTTACAACACTCATTCTGGTAAGCGTGCAGTATGGAATGCAGCTTCTGGTGCATCTGCAGATTTGTTGTCAACGTTTGAACTGTACAAGGCAGACTCTACGAGTAAAGCAGACTTTGTTGCATTTACTAAGTCAGCAACGACTGCAGCATTGACTAATGAGCAGTGGCATTACGCGTTAGAGTACGTTAAACAGGTTTCTGACCACATCAAGACACCTGCGCTACTAGAGTCGATTCCAACGGCGCAAGCAGCGAGCTATTTCTTAGGCAACACGTCTGGAGACCGTAATATTCGTAAAGCTGCACACAGCAATGTGTTTGCTATCTTGTTTGATACTGATAGCGCTGATCTTAATGCGAAAATCGCCCGTTACCAGACGGAAACAGTGCCGTTGTACTACGTAGGTGAAAGCGTTCAAAATGGTCCTTTGACTCGTATCGCATCATTGAACTCTGAGTTAGCAAGTGCTGAAAACGCGATGAACAATCAAGCGTTCCTTTATGAAGTAGCACAGGCACAGTGGGCGCCATCAACTGTGTACAAATGGGCTGACTTCCTAGCAGGCCTTAACTCAATGCACAACGTAGGTGTGGCTGGCAATACTTTCTGGCTATTAGATGATGCGGCAGATGATGCAACGAACTCTATCTATGCAAAAGTCGCTATCGCAGCCTTCTTATCGCAAAGTATGCAAGAAACTATTCGCTACAATGCTTGTGATGAGAATAACTGGTCTGAAGTACGCTATGGAGCTCCGGTTAACTACCCAATGACAGCGAGCTGTGGTCAGCTAGGTCAAAAATACGCTGACTACGGTATGGACCCGAATACAGGTATCGACCACCCGTACTCTTGTCCTCGTGATCCGAAAATGGAAGTGACTGCGTTAACCAATGCGAAATGGTATGGCGCTCCAGCTCCTGTATTTGCAGCACCAGACTCAGTACTTGCAGAGCAAGGTTTACTCGTAAACGGTAACGTTGGTCGCTGGACGAATGACGGTCACTGTATGGAAGTCCCAACAAGCGTTGATACCTCTAAGCAAGTTTGGGAGCGTGGTGAATGTAAGATCTACGAAGGCCAGAAAGCCGGTAAGTTTATCTGGGATGGTAGTGATACTAACGGCACCGTTGAAGGTTGTGGCTGGTGGGGTCGTGGTGTAATTCAAACTACGGGTCGTCAGAACTTTGGTACATTGAACCACTTCATGGGTCGTTCACATGTCGATCCAGAGACTATCGGTACAACGGTCAATGGTACAGTAGTCGAAGCGCCTCCTGCGAACCCGCTATATGCAGACCTAGACTTCTGTTCTAACCCAGGCTTGATTTGTAGCTCGGAAGAGAACAGAGAGATCAAGTGGATTGCTGGTCTATTCTACTGGGTTTCATCAGTACAGACATACAATGACGTAGGTGGTCCATACGCAGATTGGAACTACCATGCTGAGTTGAAAAAGTACGTTGATGGTGGACTGCAAGGCACGGCGTTTATCGATGCGGTTTCAGGTATCGTAAACCGTGGTTGTCCAGATAGCCATTGTCCAGTGAGCGGTGAAGTACATGCGGTGAAAGAGCGTCAAGATAACTTTAAGCTAGTGCTTCAGACTCTAGGTCTTAACCCTCAGTAA
- a CDS encoding sensor histidine kinase has product MRVESRPRSMFTCLYIESLLGMILTFAVFMHFGTGYMRKADLDIFVDDGIYHAQRYVNSRYERHGLYEKLNQYGELTFYDYKLELLKGWDESQPLCQHCTMHISSQGIRVYMDEDELLMMASPIPNSAYHLLFQEIDDPHNVALPWYKDEEVHFMISLFITMSIALGLLIYLPLHRVNKRVNRLIMTQERFGRGELSVRAEAYHISPIKEIAQSFNDMAEDIERRVKQNQIFSQAIPHEIRTPLSKIQMACDIVRRDDCQNRDQLFNDIDDYIEDISDLTSDILQLSKLNNKLGYDEKLTEKAIPLRQFCRCRLDMMASNTTKLNVADDVIEDEVTLAPAFAKLVLDNLIKNADRYGNGLVEVTLHEYPTCWTIDVEDNGEGIPEEKRQEIFMAFARLDKSRNAHGGGFGLGLAIAQNAARNLNWTISVDRSHLGGARFTVMIPKQVEA; this is encoded by the coding sequence ATGCGCGTAGAATCACGACCTCGCTCAATGTTTACGTGCCTATACATAGAAAGCTTGCTAGGCATGATACTTACTTTTGCGGTCTTCATGCACTTTGGCACCGGCTACATGCGTAAAGCGGATTTGGATATCTTTGTTGATGATGGAATCTACCATGCTCAGCGCTATGTCAACAGCCGTTATGAACGTCATGGGTTGTATGAGAAGTTAAACCAGTATGGTGAGTTGACCTTTTATGATTATAAGTTAGAGCTTTTAAAAGGGTGGGATGAAAGTCAGCCATTATGTCAGCACTGTACGATGCATATCAGCTCGCAGGGTATACGAGTCTATATGGATGAAGATGAGCTGCTAATGATGGCTTCGCCCATTCCTAATTCGGCTTATCATTTACTGTTTCAAGAGATCGACGACCCTCATAATGTCGCGCTTCCTTGGTATAAAGATGAAGAAGTTCATTTTATGATTTCTCTCTTTATCACTATGAGCATTGCACTCGGTTTACTCATTTACTTACCACTGCATCGCGTCAACAAGCGTGTGAATCGACTTATTATGACGCAAGAGCGTTTTGGTCGAGGCGAACTGAGCGTAAGGGCTGAGGCTTACCATATATCTCCAATCAAAGAGATCGCCCAAAGCTTCAATGATATGGCGGAAGACATCGAGCGACGAGTAAAGCAAAATCAGATATTCTCGCAGGCAATCCCTCATGAGATCCGTACGCCCCTAAGTAAGATTCAAATGGCGTGTGACATAGTTAGACGGGATGATTGCCAAAATAGAGATCAGCTTTTTAATGATATCGACGATTACATAGAAGATATATCAGATCTGACAAGCGATATCCTTCAGCTATCAAAGTTGAACAATAAACTTGGCTATGATGAAAAGCTGACCGAAAAAGCGATTCCACTCAGACAGTTTTGTCGCTGCCGTTTAGACATGATGGCGAGTAACACAACCAAGCTCAATGTTGCTGATGATGTGATCGAAGATGAAGTGACACTTGCTCCAGCGTTTGCCAAGTTAGTACTAGATAACTTAATCAAAAATGCCGACAGGTATGGCAACGGTCTAGTCGAAGTGACGTTACACGAATATCCAACCTGTTGGACCATTGATGTAGAAGACAACGGAGAGGGCATACCCGAAGAGAAACGCCAAGAGATCTTCATGGCTTTCGCTCGATTAGATAAGAGCCGAAACGCCCATGGTGGCGGCTTTGGACTCGGCCTTGCTATTGCCCAGAATGCTGCGAGAAACCTAAACTGGACAATTTCTGTTGATCGAAGCCATTTAGGCGGTGCTCGATTTACGGTAATGATCCCGAAACAAGTTGAGGCTTAA
- a CDS encoding response regulator transcription factor yields MNSKILLIEDDRDISQLTQMYLTAEGYQVEAIYDGSSAIDKIKEFQPDLVLLDLMLPGKSGAEICSEARQFYTGMIMVLTAAEDEMSEVSLFKFGADDYVTKPVRGHILVARIEALMRRYQRQQKLEQVSHVSDAHGIVINAQSQTAYYEHKPISLTNSEFEILQLLIENVGQTVSRDHCCRLARGIEYNVNNRSIDMRVSGLRKKLIQAEVYSATIKTIRNQGYKLVGSSACA; encoded by the coding sequence ATGAATTCAAAGATTTTATTGATCGAAGACGATCGCGATATCTCTCAACTGACTCAGATGTATTTAACCGCAGAGGGATACCAAGTTGAAGCGATATACGATGGCTCAAGTGCGATAGATAAAATCAAAGAATTTCAGCCTGATCTTGTGCTGTTAGACCTGATGCTACCGGGTAAATCAGGGGCAGAGATATGCAGTGAAGCACGCCAATTTTATACGGGTATGATCATGGTCCTAACTGCGGCCGAAGATGAGATGAGCGAAGTGAGCTTGTTCAAGTTTGGTGCGGATGATTATGTCACTAAGCCAGTGAGAGGGCACATACTTGTTGCTCGAATAGAAGCGTTGATGCGACGTTATCAGCGTCAGCAAAAGCTTGAACAAGTCAGCCATGTTTCTGATGCTCACGGAATTGTTATCAATGCTCAAAGCCAGACCGCCTATTATGAGCATAAACCCATCAGCTTAACCAACTCTGAATTTGAGATTCTACAATTGCTGATTGAGAACGTTGGACAAACCGTATCACGCGATCATTGCTGTCGTTTAGCGAGGGGAATTGAATACAACGTCAATAACCGCTCTATTGATATGCGAGTCTCTGGATTGCGCAAAAAACTGATTCAAGCCGAAGTTTACAGCGCAACAATTAAAACCATTCGCAACCAAGGCTACAAACTCGTGGGCAGCAGTGCATGCGCGTAG
- a CDS encoding efflux RND transporter periplasmic adaptor subunit translates to MSTLKIATLALIVGGTIGYGANFYLSGAGHSMPNATAEEATTADEPLYWVAPMDPNYKRDKPGKSPMGMDLIPVYASDLNGDNDKPGTIKIAPAVENNLGVKTALATKEALSPRIETVGYIAFDESKLWQTNVRVSGWVEKLNINAVGEKVSQGEVLFSLYSPELVKAQEELLSAYKTQRKGMIKGATDRLLTLGVDREQIRAITRRGKASQTIEVKAPADGVIASLNIREGGYLSPAQAVISAGPLGEVWVDAEVFERQSHWISKGSQASMTLDAIPGGSWTGEVDYVYPILDPKTRTLRVRLKFPNPNGELKPNMFANVALLPVSNEQVLTIPRSSVIRSGGMTRVVLAEGDGKYRSARIEVGREAGDKIEVLGGLQVGEKIVTSAHFMLDSESSQSADLSRINGIEPPAETAWAKGEITDVMPGHRMLTINHQPVPEWDWPGMVMNFTVAEAADFTPFAQGQAIEFEMQKTPQGQYEIVDYKISDAVVSAEVWARGDISMLMEDFGMITLNHLPVTEWDWESGEINFSVGEEINLSGFEEGQKVRFLIQKDGSEYVLKQLELDEDRV, encoded by the coding sequence ATGAGTACATTAAAAATAGCAACGCTTGCCTTGATTGTGGGCGGCACTATTGGCTACGGCGCTAACTTCTATTTATCTGGCGCTGGGCATTCGATGCCAAATGCAACAGCTGAAGAAGCAACGACTGCAGATGAACCTTTGTATTGGGTGGCTCCAATGGATCCAAATTACAAAAGGGATAAGCCTGGAAAGTCACCAATGGGTATGGACCTAATTCCAGTTTATGCGTCAGATCTAAACGGTGACAATGATAAGCCAGGAACAATCAAAATTGCCCCTGCTGTAGAAAACAACTTGGGGGTAAAAACGGCTTTAGCAACCAAAGAAGCATTATCTCCTCGCATTGAAACTGTTGGTTACATCGCATTTGACGAAAGTAAGTTATGGCAAACCAACGTGCGCGTTTCTGGCTGGGTTGAAAAACTCAATATCAATGCCGTTGGGGAGAAAGTTTCTCAAGGTGAAGTCTTGTTCTCGCTCTATTCTCCTGAACTGGTCAAGGCACAAGAAGAACTGTTAAGTGCTTATAAAACTCAGCGCAAAGGCATGATAAAAGGCGCAACAGATAGATTGCTAACTCTTGGCGTAGATAGAGAGCAAATACGCGCAATCACTCGTCGAGGAAAGGCATCTCAAACCATTGAGGTCAAAGCGCCTGCTGACGGTGTTATTGCCAGCCTAAATATCCGTGAAGGTGGTTACTTATCACCAGCGCAAGCCGTAATTAGTGCCGGGCCTCTTGGCGAAGTCTGGGTAGATGCCGAAGTGTTTGAGCGCCAGTCGCACTGGATTAGCAAAGGTAGCCAAGCCTCTATGACCTTAGACGCTATTCCGGGAGGAAGCTGGACAGGTGAAGTCGATTACGTTTACCCGATTTTAGACCCTAAAACTCGCACCTTAAGAGTCCGTTTAAAGTTCCCTAACCCTAATGGTGAGCTGAAACCTAATATGTTTGCCAACGTCGCATTGCTGCCTGTGAGTAACGAACAAGTACTGACGATTCCTCGATCTTCCGTTATTCGCTCTGGCGGAATGACGCGCGTAGTGCTGGCTGAAGGCGACGGAAAATATCGTTCAGCCCGCATCGAAGTCGGCCGAGAAGCAGGAGACAAAATCGAAGTGCTCGGTGGCCTTCAAGTTGGCGAAAAAATTGTTACCTCAGCGCATTTCATGCTCGACTCAGAATCAAGCCAATCGGCCGACCTTTCTCGCATCAATGGCATTGAACCACCAGCAGAAACCGCATGGGCGAAAGGCGAGATTACCGATGTAATGCCGGGTCACCGTATGCTAACGATCAACCACCAACCGGTACCTGAATGGGATTGGCCGGGCATGGTGATGAACTTCACTGTCGCAGAAGCAGCGGACTTCACTCCGTTTGCTCAAGGACAAGCGATAGAGTTTGAAATGCAGAAAACGCCGCAAGGTCAATACGAGATCGTTGACTACAAAATCAGCGACGCTGTCGTCTCTGCTGAGGTGTGGGCGCGCGGCGATATCTCTATGTTAATGGAAGATTTTGGCATGATCACATTGAACCATTTGCCTGTCACCGAGTGGGATTGGGAGTCAGGTGAAATCAATTTTTCTGTCGGTGAAGAGATCAACCTTTCTGGTTTTGAAGAAGGCCAAAAAGTGCGGTTTCTAATCCAGAAAGATGGCTCGGAATACGTGCTGAAACAACTTGAGTTAGATGAGGACCGAGTATGA